The nucleotide window GAGAGAGCCGAGCGCCGCCGCGATGGCCCGCTCGAATCCGGGTTGAACGCTCATGTGTTCGGCGACCAGGCCACGGATGCCGGCCAGGCCGGCGTCGATGAGAGCCGATGAGCCGTCCTTCTGGCCGAGCGCCAGCGAGAGCGCCCCCGTTCGCGCGGCCAGCGCGTCCCGTTCCCGCTCCTGACCGTGCAGGATCTCGCGGAGTCGTTCGATCTCGGACTCGGCCTCGGCCACCTGCGCCTGGGCGAGTTCGACGACCTCGCCGAAATCCACGTCGGTCGCCTCGGCGTCCTGGTCGTCGTCGAGGTCGGCGAGTTGGCGACGGGACGCGGCCAGTCGGTCACGCGCCGCGTCGAGGGCACCCTGTTGGCGCAGCACTTCGCCGCGAACGGCGGCCAGACGGGACGCCGCGGAGTCCGCCTGCCCGACGAGCTGGGACACCAGCAGGTCATGCCGGGAGACGAGGGCGGACTGCGCGGCGATCTCGTCGTCGACGGCGTCGAGGTCGCGGCGCACCGTGGCGGTGGTCGTGCGAGCCGTCGCCCACGCATCCTCGGCCGCCGCGATGCCGGCCCGTAACCGTTCCACCTCCGCCGCGGCGTCATCGACGCGCTGCGGGGTGACGTTGGAGGCCCGCTCCGCCGGTTCGGCCTGGCTGCCCAGCAGCGCGAGGCGCTGGTTGGCGAGGGTGTACAGGCCGCGTAGGCGTTCCTGGGCGGATTCGAGCCCGAACGCCGTGCGCCTGGCGACATCGACGGCGTCGCCGACCTGCGCGTCTTCCAGCCGCCGCACTCGCACCTGATTGTGGTCGAGCTGTTCCTGGATGACGAGGCGTTCCGAGTGCCGCTCGCTCTCCGTGCGCCCGTGGGCGTCCAGGGCGTTGCGCAGCACGATCACGTCGTCGGCGAGAAGCCGCGCCCGGGCGTCGCGCACAGTGGCGGCGATCTGCTGGGCCTGCCTGGCCACCTGGGCCTGCTGGCCGAGCGGCTTGAGCTGCCGGCGGATCTCGCCGGCGAGGTCGCTGAGCCTGGTGAGGTTGGTCTGCATGGCCTCGAGCTTGCGCACGGTTTTTTCCTTGCGGCGGCGGTGCTTGAGGATTCCGGCGGCCTCTTCGATAAAGCCGCGCCGTTCCTCCGGGCTGGCGCGCAGCACGGCATCCAGTTGCCCCTGGCCGACGATGACGTGCATCTCGCGGCCCAGACCAGAGTCGCTGAGCAGTTCCTGCACATCGAGCAGCCGGCAGGTGCGGCCGTTGATGGCGTACTCGCTCGCGCCGTTGCGGAACAGAGTGCGCGAGATGGTCACTTCGGCGTATTCAATGGGCAGCGCGCCGTCGCTGTTGTCGATCGACAGGGTGACCTCGGCCCGGCCGAGCGGTCCTCTGGTCGATGTTCCCGCGAAGATGACGTCTTCCATCTTGCCGCCACGCAGCGTTTTCACGCCCTGCTCGCCCATCACCCAGGCGAGGGCGTCGACGACGTTGGACTTGCCGGAGCCGTTCGGTCCGACAACACAGGTCACGCCGGGTTCGAAAGCGAAGGTCGTCGATTGTGCGAAGGACTTGAACCCCTTGAGGGTGAGACTCTTCAGGTACAACGCGCCCGTCCTTCCTGCACTCGTCCTTCGCGGCTTTTCTCAGGTCAACGGTACCGGAACACCGCTGGTTTACTGGGACCGGCCCGCTGTTCCCTCCCGCTCGCCGCTCCGGCGGCCGAACCCGTTCGGGTGCCTGGTCTTCCCCGGTGACGAGGTCTAGGCTCAGCGGGCATGGAGAGCCGGGGATTCAGTATCGACGAATTGGCCATTCCCACCGAGCCGAACGGCACCGGCTGGACCGATTTCGCCGCCGCCGTGGCCGTGCGCAACACCGTCGAGACGCAGGCCTACGGCACAGGGGTGCTTGCCCAGTCCGCCGAGGAGCTGCTGCCGGGCTGGCTCACCCTGGAACACGCGCCCCGCCGGCTGTTCGTCGCCCGCGTCGGCGGGGAGATCGTGGGCAGGGCCATCTACGAAACCCAAGCAGATCCAGGGTCTGATTTCGCCTGGTTCACCGTCGAGGTGCTGCCGGAGTTTCGCAACAGGGGCATCGGCACCGCCCTGACCCACCGGCTCGACGCCGCGGCCCGCCTTGATGGCCGCAGCGTGAGCGTGGTCTACGCGGTCTCGCCCGATGCGCCGGGTGAACGCCTGGCCGCGCCGACGGGGTTCGGGTCGGTGCCGGCCGCCAATCCGGAGGTGCGCTTCCTCCTGCGGCACGGCTACAGCCTCGAGCAGGTGGAACGCGGCAGCATCCTCGTCCTGCCGGTGGACTCGGCAGTGTTGGCCCGGCGACTCGCTGAGGCGGCGGCCAGGGCCGGCGGGGACTATGCGGTGCTGACCTGGGCCGGTCGCACGCCCACGCGCTGGCTCGAGGACATCGCCCTGTTGTATACCCGGATGTCGACGGACGCCCCCACCGCCGGCCTCGCCGAACCGGAGGATGTGTGGACCGTCGAGCGTCTGGTCGCCGAACAGGAGGCCAGCGCAACCGGTCCGCGGGTGGCACTCGTCTCGGCTGCCCTGCATCGGCCGAGCGGCCGTCTGGCCGCGTTCACGGAACTGTCCGTGCCGTCAGAGCCCGGCCGGGCCGTTGAGCAGGATGACACCCTGGTACTCAGGGAACACCGCGGTCACCGGTTGGGGATGCTGGTGAAGGTGGCGAACCTGCAGCAGCTGCAGCTCCAGTTTCCGGAGCAGTCGGCAGTGACGACGTTCAATGCCGAGGAGAACCGGTACATGCTCGACGTGAACGAGGCCCTCGGGTTCGTTCCGATGGGCTACGAGGGCGCCTGGCGCAAGGTCAGCGCAGCCGCTGGCAGCGCGGGCAGTAGTGCGACGACCGGTTCATGAACTTGGCCCGCACGAGTTCGGTGCCGCAACGCGGGCACGGGCGGCCATGCTGCCCGTACGCGTTGAGGCTGTGCGAGAAGTAGCCGGACTGGCCGTTGACGTTCACGTACTGAGCATCGAAGCTCGTGCCGCCCTCCGCCAGCGCGCGCAGGAGGATGGCACGGACGGCCGTGAGGAGCCGCCGGGCTGTGGCGGCGGAAAGTGACTCGGCCGGCTGGTCGAAGTGCACCCTGGCCTCGTAGAGGGCCTCGTCCGCATAGATGTTGCCGATACCGCTGACCACCTTCTGGTCGAGCAGTACGCGTTTGATGCCCGACCGGCTGCGGCCCAGAGCACGGTAGAACTCGGGCGCGGAGAACCACGGGTCCAGTGGGTCGCGGCCGATGTGCGCCACCTGGCTGGGGACCAGGCCCGCTCCGGGCAGGGCGGAGGTTCCCGCGGCGTGCTCAGGCACGCCAGGGGCCATCCCCGGCCCGGCGTATCCGGCCGGGCGTCCGTCCGTCGTCGGCTGCAGGCTGTCGACGGCCATGCTGCCGAAGATGCGCTGGTCCACGAAGTGCAGGGCCAGCTCGCCGTGCACGGGGTGCTGCAGCGTCAGCCGGATGCGCATCAGCTTCTCGGCCGCTTCGCCGGGCGTGCGCAGCAGGACCTGGCCGCTCATGCCCAGGTGGGCGACGAGGGCGCGCGGTGCGCTGTCCCGGATGGATCCTCCGGCCAAGGGGAACCAGAGGAACTTGCCCCGACGCACGGCACCGCTGATGCCCGCGCCGGTGAGGAGCGTCTCGAAATCGCCGAGCGCGCTGTCGTGCCGACGCAGGGATCGCGCGTCGAAGACCTCGACCCCGGTGACAGTGGCGCCGGAGACGGCGCTCTCGAGGCCGGCGCGGACGACCTCGACCTCGGGGAGTTCCGGCACGGCTCAGCGTCGGGCGCGCAGCTGGGTCCACGCCTCAAGGGCTGCGGACATCTCGGCGTGCTTCTTGCTGGTGCCCTCGCCGGTCGCGGTGACGCTGGTGCCCACGGTCACGGTGGCGATGAAGACCTTCGAGTGGTCGGGGCCGCTCTCGGCGACGGCATACACGGGCACTCCGGCACCCAGCCGAGCGGCGGCTTCCTGCAGGCTGGTCTTGGGGTCCATGGAGACACCGAAGTGTCCGGGATCGGCCAGGAGCGGCTGCAGCAGACGCAGCACGAACTCAGTGGCGGATTCCACCCCGGTGTCCAGGTACACGGCACCGATGACGGCTTCGACGGTGTCGGCCAGGATCGAAGACTTGTCGCGACCGCCGGTGAGGGTCTCACCGCGCCCCAGGCGCACAAAATCGCCCAGTCCGATACCGCGGGCGATTTCGGCCAGGGCGGCACTCGAGACCAGGCTCGCGCGGCGCTTGGCGAGATCGCCCTCCGGCAGCAACGGGTACTCGCGGTAGAGCATCACGGTCACGGCCTGGCCCAGGATCGAATCGCCCAGGAATTCCAGGCGTTCGTTGGTGGGCAGGCCACCGTTCTCGTACGCGAATGAACGGTGTGTCAGCGCGAGTTCGAGTAGGCCGGCGTCGATCTGCAGGCCGAGGATCTCCTGCAGACGCGACAACGACGGAGCAGGGCTCTGGTCCGTCTTGGTGGTCGGCGAGGAACCGCGCACAGCAGAAACTCCTGCAGCGCGGGCTGCAGGAGTCCCTGTGTGACGGGAACCGGCGTCAGACTTCGACACAGCGGCGCACCATTCTCTGACTAAACGTCAGCGACCTTGCGGCCCTTGTACTCCATGAACAGTGCGGTGCCGGCGGCGTCCGTGACGACCTTCGCGCGGTGCGGGAGGCTGTAGACGACCTTGCCGTTTTCCATGGTCTTCACCAGGGTGGGGGCCTCGGCCTTCCAGCAGGAACGGCGTGAGCGGGTGTTGGAGCGTGATTGCTTGCGCTTCGGGACTGCCATGACTACTTCTCTTCTCTATCCGGTACAGCCTGGATGTCTTCATCCGTGCTGATGCTTTCGGAAGCTTGGAATTCCAATAGTGCGGACCAGCGGGGATCCTGCACGTCACTCGGTTCAAGTTCAGGGGAAGTGGCACGCCGTTCCCCGGTCTCTGGGTCGAGACCTGGGCAATCCCGCCGGCAAACCGGCTGGAACGGCAGTGACAACACCACTGCATCCCTGATTAGTGGTTCAAGATCCACGTGGTCATCTTGAACCGCACACTCATAAGCTTCGTCTAGATCGTACGCGAAAAGCTCGGCAAAATGAACTCGGACAGGCAATTCGATGTCAATAAGGCATCTTCCGCACTCTCCGGCGGCTTTTCCGGTCACATCGGCGGTCACCAAGATGCCCTCGTGGATGCATTCCAGGCGCAGATCGGCCTCGAGGGTGGAGCCGGCTTTCACGGCAACGAGCGCTTCTCCGAGGTCGTGGGGAACGACAATGTCGATGTTGCGCTCATACATCGTTCCCGGGCGGTTGATGACGTCGCGGACGTCAACCTTGTACGGGGTCTTCTTGAACTTATTCACAACGGGAAATTCTACGCGCCCGCCGGGGTCTGGTCGTTCGCTCCGGCATCCTGCCCGCCGGCGGGATCCCTCGCCAGGCCCATCCGGCGCAGGAGCGGCGAGCTGAGCGAGGCTGGAAACAGCACGGCCCGCAGTCGTTCGGCGACGGAGGACCCTCGGTGCAGGGCATGCACGACGAGATCCAGGTCGTCCACCGTCCCGTCCGGCGGCCGCGGAGAGCCGGCCTCGGCGGGAGCCATGGTCCGCGCATAGCGCGTGCGTTCGGTCGCCACGAGAAGCCGCTCGAGCGCGTCGCGCACCGTCGGCGTGTCGCCGATGCCCCGCCGCGCACGGATATCCGCTGACAGTTCCCTGGCCGTGAGGGTGTCGTGAACGGGCACCCCGTGATCGGCGGCGGTGTCGGCCAGTTCACGCCAAGCCAGGGACGCGTCGGCGCGACCGTGGACGATCAGGGCACGGCGACGACGACGACGAAGCCGGCGCCACACCCCGGGCACCAGCAGAATCAGCGCCAGGCCCGCGGCGATGAGCGCGGCACGGGCAAGGGCGCCGGTGAGGTTCTGCTCTGCCGCTGCCGCCGCCTCCGGGGTGCCGGGTTGAAGCGCGGGGTCCTCGTTCGCTTGCGGGGCCACGGATGGCGCATCGCCGCCGGCCGGCTGACCTGGCGCCGCTGAACTCTCTGGCCGCGCGTAGTCCGGAACGGTGCCCCGACCCGGAGTCGGCTCGAACGGCACCCATCCCACGCCGACAAAGTAGAGTTCCGGCCAAGCGTGCAGATCGTGAGAATCCACGTTGTACCGGTTGAGGCCGCCGATCACCGTCGTCGTCCTGCTGCCGGGCAGGTAGCCCAGCGTGACCCGGGACGGAATGCCCAGGCTGCGGGACATCAGGGCCATGGCCGAGGCGAAATGTACGCAGTAGCCGCGTTTCTTCTCGAGGAAGGTGGCGATGACATCCGCTCCCCCGCCGTCGTAATTGTCCTCGACCGGGGCCTCGGTGTCATAGCTGAAGTCGTTTCCGCGCAGGTAATCCTGCAGGGCGACGGCGGCGTCGTAATTCGACTCGGTCCCCGTCGTCACCGCGCGCGCCGTCTCCCCGATCAAATCGGGCGTGCCACCGGGAAGCGCGAGGCTCGGTTCGATGCCGACCGGATACCGGCCGCCCGACTCGCGCAGTTGCTCCCTCGTCGGCTGCAGTTCGAGGGAGGTGACCGTGTACCGCTGACCGAGGGTGGTGCTGTCGATGCTCGTGATCGCCCTGGTGTCGTTGTTCCAGAACCAGTCCCCGGTCAGCCCGGCGACGCTCGTCGCGGGCACCGGCACGGGCAACAGATCGGTCGACACGTTGTCGATGCCGATGGTCGTGGTCGCCGTCGTCCTGGCCACGCCATCCGACAGGCCGGGCGGGTCGTCGATGGACCCGACCGACTTGTCCGGATCGACCTCGACGGCCCGCGGAAGCCAGGTGGTCCCCTTGATGTCGTCGAGCGTGAGCAGGGCGAAGTAGGGCTGTTCCGACGCTGTCGTGCGGTAGTGCAGGGCCGGGCCGGCCTTGGGCCGTCGCAGATCCTGGCCGAGATTGATCATGGGACTGATCGCCCCACCGAACAGCGCGCTGCTCGGGCGCCCGCCCGCCCCGGCGTCGCCTCCCAGGGGCACCGCCACGCTCACGGCCATCGCCGCGACGATGCCCAGGGCTGCGACGACCACGGCACCCCGCATCGCCACCCCGGCGCCGGAGATCCCCAGCCCCCTCGTGCCGCTATGGTGCTCCGCACGCCTCGCTGCCAGGTGCACGTCGACTCTCAGGAGCACGAGATACGCCACGGCAGTCGCCACGAGGGCGGCCCAGTCCGCGCCGTCGTCGAGGACGAACCCCGGCACCACTATGGGCACCAGCGCCGGGATCCCGGCCAGCGCCGGCCAGCGCAGCCCGAGCGCGAGAGTGTCCATCAGGATGGCCAGCACACCGACTCCGACCGCCAGCAGGAAGAGGATGCCGTCGAGCACCTCCGCGGGGGTTCCCTGGGTCTGAATGGATCTGATGCCGGCCGTGGCCAGGGCGGAGAACCGGGTCAGTGTGTCTCCGGTGGGAATGAGCCAGGCAAACCCGGTGCCCCCGCCGAAGAGTAAGGTCAGCAACGCCACCAACACCCCCGTCGTCAGGATCGGGACGAGCGCGACAGGCGCCCGCGCGTGCCGGATGCCGGCGGCGGCGGCCAGGACCCCGGCGGCGACGGCCAGGAGCACCCACCACCAGCCGGATCCGGCCAGCACCGGGCCGAGGGCTGTGCAGCCCGCCAGGAGCAGCACCAGCAGCATGAGCGACACCGGCCAACGCACCGCGCGTCTGCCGGGCGTGCCGCCGTTGTCAGTGCTGCTCGTGTCAGTACTGCTGTAATCAATACTGGCCACGGCGGTCACCCCGATCCTGGCCGGCCAGCAGCCACGCCGCCTCGACGCCGGAGTGCGCGCTCACCGGAACGCACTGCCACCCGGCGTCGGCGAGGTGGTCGACGGCGGCAGCGCTCATGGTGTCGAAGACGAAGGCCACGGCCGGCTGGCACAGGCCTCGCAGATCGACGAGGTCGGCGGTGTCACCGGCATCCGTGTCGATGAGCACGGCGAAGGTGGGAATCTGGCCGCCGCCGATCCCTGCCCGCCGGCCGCCGGCACCGGGGGCGCCGCCACCGGCCGCCGCGAGGTGATCGCGGCGCACAACCTGTGCCAGCGCGTCCAGGAGAGCTCGCTCGCCTTCGGGGCCCGTGAACGACACCGTGTCGTCGCCGCGGAGCCCGCCGAGCCTGCCCGTTTCTGCGTTGACCGAGGGCCTGGACTGGCCGGAGCGAGAGGCACGTGGTGCGATTGGGGAGGGAACCAGTTGGGCGGGGCCGAGTTCGACGGTATCCACCCGGAAGCCGGCTTCCAGGAGATGGACGGCGATCGACGCGGCCAGTTCCACGGCCACCTCGAACTCGGCGCTGTGTGCCCCGTGCCGGTCCGCCGCGCGGGTCCCGTCGGTTCCGAAGCCGCCGTCACCGTCACGGTGGCCCGCGCCCCCGCGGGTGGTGTCCAGCAGCACCCTGGCCTCCGGGTGGCTGCGCTGCTCCTCCTGGCGCACCATGATCTCACCGTGGCGTGCGGTGGCCGGCCAGTTCACTCGGCGCATCGGGTCGCCCGGCCGGTATTCCCTGGCGATGAGTTCGTCTGAGTCGTTGTTGAGATGCCGGAGGCGTTCGTGGCGCGAGCCTTCACCCCGGGTGATCGATACTCCGTTGCCCGGCAGCGGGGTGACCCTCGGGGTGACGGTGAGGTCGTGGGGTGCGCCGACGGGCCACTCGCTGTACGCGAGTCCGAAGGGGTCGACCCTGCCGAGCATCATCGGGCCGATCGGGTAGACGCCACGCCGTGGCAGCCGCACCTGATAGCTCAGCACCGCCGTGTCCGCGGGGGTCTGGTGCCCGGGACGGGCCGGGCCGAGCGCGCGCAGCGGCTGGGCGGCGGGCATCACGACACCACTGGCGGCGGTGTCACGCCAGCGGAGGCCGGCCAGTGGTAGAGAGGTGACATTGCTCACCTGGATCGTCACGGTGGCACTGAGGCCCGCTGAGACGGTCGCCGGCCTGGCGCGGGTGACCGAGACCCGCACCGGATGCACCAGAACATAGCCCAGGGCCACCAGCGGCACGAGCAGCAGCAGAGCGGCCACGAAGATCAGGTCGCGCTGGTCGGCGGCCCAGGCGACGATGAACAGCGCCGAACCGACGCCCAGGAACAGGCCGCCGCGCAGGGTGGGGCGCACGAGCCGCCGGGCGCGGGAGGCCGGCGACGTCGAACCCGACCACGTCATAGCAGTCCGAACCGCGCCGGGGTGCGCTGCACCCGCGGGCGCAGCGTCGGTTCGAGCGAGGTGTGTGGGAGCCACGGCATGTCCATTTAGGTCACCTTCATGATGACCCGGATTGCAGCTCCCGCACAGCCCATCTGCTACAGCCGGCTCTGGGAGCCCGTCGGCACCGGCGTCGCCGCCAGGATCCGCCTGACCGTCTCTTCGATCAGCAGGGCGCTGTCTTGGGACCGGTGGCCCAGGGCCCTCGTGGTGGGCACCAGCCGGTGTCCGAGGACCGCGACAGCCAGGGTGTCAATGTCGTCGGGAAGCACATACTCCCGGCCGTGCAGGGCGGCCTGCGCCTTGGCAGCCCTGATCAGCTGCAGGGTGGCCCGCGGGCTCGCGCCGAGCCGCAGGTCGCGGTCGTCCCTGGTGGCCCGCACGATGGCCACGGCGTATTCCTTGACGGCCGCCGAGGCGAAGACGCCGCGCGCGGCTGTCATCATCCCGCGCAATTGGGCCCCGGTCACCACGGCGTCGATCTGGGCCAGCGGGCTGGTGAGGTCGCGGGAGTCGAGCATCGCCAGCTCAGACGCCGAATCCGGATAGCCCATCGAGATGCGCGCCATGAAGCGGTCCCGCTGGGCCTCCGGCAGGGCATAGGTGCCCTCCATCTCGATGGGGTTCTGCGTTGCGACGACGGTGAACGGGCGCTCGAGCGGGTAACTGTGGCCGTCGACGGTCACCTGGCGCTCCTCCATGCACTCGAGCAACGCAGACTGGGTCTTGGGGCTGGCCCGGTTGATCTCATCGCCGATCACGATGTTGGCGAAGATGGCGCCTGGCTTGAACTCGAAGCGGCGTTCAATCTGGTTGTAGACCGACACACCCGTCACATCGGAGGGCAACAGGTCCGGGGTGAACTGGATGCGACTGACACTGGAGTGCACCGACTTCGCGAGGGCCCTGGCCAGCATGGTCTTACCCACCCCGGGGACGTCCTCGATGAGGAGGTGGCCTTCGGCCAGCAGCACGGTCAGCGCGATCTGAACGGCGGAATGCTTGCCGTCGATGACCGACTCCACATTGCGCATGATCGCCAGCGCGGCACCCTGCACATCTTCGAGCGCCACGACATCGTCGCTGCCCAGGCCGATCGTGTCCTCGTCGATGTCAGCCTCCTCGACAGCGGTGTTTCCGGCCGAGGTCGGTTCGGTGACCAGCCTGCCCGGAAACGCGTTCATGCGAGCGGTCGATTCAGGAAGGCCGCCACCGCCGGCGGCACGTAGGGAGCGATGTCGCCGCCCAGGGCGGCCACCTGGCGCACCAACGAGCTGGACACGTGGGCGTGCGCGGGGTCGGGGAGCATGAAGATCGTCTCGACGCCGGCCAGGTTGCGGTTCACGATGGCCATGGGGGTCTCGTAGGCCACATCGATCTGCGAACGGATGCCCTTCACGAGCACACTCGCGCCCACGTCGATGCAGTAGTCGACGAGGAGTCCGACACTCCAGGAGCTCACCACGATGTTCGGCGGCAGAGCGCCCTCGGCGATGGAGCGCTCGATGAGCGACACCCGCTGGGTGATGGGGAGCAAAGCTGACTTGGCCGGGTTGTGCACAACAAGGACATGGAGCTCATCGAACAGGCCGGCCGCCCGTTGAATCACGTCGAGATGCCCCAGTGTGACGGGGTCGAATGAACCAGGGACGACGGCGATCCTGCGCATAGGCTTCACCCTAGCGCCAGCCCGCAGCGCCCGCTGCCCGGTCCGGCCGGATTTGCCAGACGCCCGGCCCTTTGACAGAAACGGGTCTCAGCCCTTGGAGAGGGCGGCGCGCTCCGAGTCGTCGAGCCGGCGCCGCACGGCGGCCCGCAGCGCTGGCATGGTGCGGATCTCGGGGTCTCCCCCGATGAGCTCGCGCGCGGCCGTCCTGGCGTCGGAGATGATGTCGCCGTCCGTCGCGACCCGCAGCAGGCGCAGCGATGACTGGCCACCGGACTGGAACCGCCCCAGGACGTCGCCCTCCTGACGCTGCTCGAGGTCGACCTGCGCCAGTTGGAAGCCGTCAAGGGTCTTCGCCACCGCTTCGATCCGTTCCCGGGCCGGGGAGCCGATCGGAGCGGTCGTCACCAGGAGGCACAGGCCGGGGACCCCGCCCCGGCCGACCCGGCCGCGCAGCTGGTGCAGTTGCGAGACACCGAAACGGTCCGCATCCATCACGACCATGGCCGAGGCGTTCGGCACGTCGACGCCGACCTCGATGACGGTGGTGGCCACGAGCACCTGGATGTCCCCGGCCGCGAAGGCCTGCATGGTGGCATCCTTCTCGTCGGCGCTCATCGCGCCGTGCAGGGGTTCGATGCGGGCCGTCGTGAGCAGCGGATGCCGGCGGAGGTTGGCGAGCAGCTCCTCAACGTTGGTCATCGGGGTGGCATCGAAGTCGATCTCCTCGCCCTGTTCGAGCTTCTTCGGCGAGATCGCCGGGCACACGATGAAACACTGCCGGCCCAGCGCGAGCTCCTCCGACACGCGTTGCCAGACCCGCATCACCCAGGCCGGTTTCTCGTCCAGCGGCACGACGAAGCTCTCGATACCGGGCCGGCCGGCCGGGAGCATCGCGATGGTGCTCACGTCGAGGTCGCCGAAGATGGTCATGGCGATGGTGCGGGGAATGGGGGTGGCAGTGAGCACGAGCACGTGCGGGGGCAGTTCGGCCTTGAGCCGGAGGGCCTCCCGCTGGTCGACGCCGAACCGGTGCTGTTCGTCGATGACGACGAGCCCCAGGTCGAAGAATTTGACGGTGTCGCTGAGCAGGGCGTGCGTGCCGATGACGATGCGCGCCTGGCCGGACACCGTGCGCAGCAGCGCTTTCCGCCGCGCGGCAACGGGCAGCTGGCCGGTGAGCAGGGTGGGCATCAGCTCGGCCGCGAGATCAGGTCCGAGGATCTTCGTCATCGAGCGCAGGTGCTGCCCGGCGAGCACCTCGGTGGGGGCGAGCAGCGCGGCCTGTCCGCCGGAGTCGGCCACAGCGAGCATGGCGCGGAGGGCCACGACGGTCTTGCCTGAGCCGACTTCGCCCTGCACGAGCCGGTTCATTGGCGCGGTCAGCCCCATGTCGCGCCCAATCTCGGCCCCGGTGAGTTCCTGGTCGACCGTGAGGGCGAACGGCAGCGCCGCGTCGAATCGTTCGAGGTAGCCGCCGGGAACCGGCAGCCGGGCCTTGGTACGGAGGGCCCGGTGCTCGGTGTGCTGCTGCACGAGCACGCACTGCAGCACGAACGCCTCGGTGAAGCGCAGCGTCGTCCTGGCCGCGTTCCATTCCTCGTCGGTCACGGGGCGGTGGATGAGGGTGAGCGCGTCGCGGTGCCCGAGCAAGGAGTGTTCCAGCCGTAGCTGCTCAGGGAGCGGGTCGTCGACCGGGCCGAGCTCCTTCAGCACGTCCACGATGATCTTCGCGATCTGCCAGCTCGTCATGGCGGCGGTGGCCGGGTAGATGGGGATGGGCCGGTCGGCCCAGAGCCGGGCCTCCGCCGCATCCGCCGGCGAGATGGTGGCGTCCATGGGCTCGTCGCTGCCGGGCACGATCTGGTAGTCGGGTTGAGCGAGTTGGCGGGCCTTGTTGAAGACCGTCACCTTGCCCGAGAACATCCCGCGCATGCCCGGGCGCAGGGTCTTGATCAACCACGGCTTGTTGAAGAATGTGAGCGGGAGCATGCCGTGTCCGTCGGAGATCACCACCTTGGTGCGATGCAGCGCCTTCTTGCCCGGCTGCGCACGGCCGTAGTCCTGAACGGTCACCGAGATCACTTCGGCCAGCACGGTGACGGCCTCGTCGAGGGGCAGTTCGGCCAGGGTGGTGAGTTCGCCGCGCCGGGCGTAGCGGCGCGGGTAGTGGCTGAGCAGGTCGCCCACCGTGGCCATGCCGAAGGCCTTGGCCAAGACTGTGGCGGGGCCTGCGGGCAGCACGACCCGCAGCGGCGAGTCCAGGGTCAGCGGGGTGGGGTCGTCGAAGGGGTCGCGCGGGGTGGCGGCGGCATCCGAACCGGTCATACTCCGATGCTAAACGTCACCGCCGACAGCGGGAGCCGGTCGACGGCTAGGCTCGAAGGCAAATGACGCGAATTGTCGCCGGGTTCGCCGGCTCCCTCACCCTCAGCGTGCCGGCCAAGGGCACCCGACCCACCAGCGACCAGGTCCGCGAGGCGATGTTCTCCGCCCTCGACGCGCGCGACGCCGTGCACGGCTACCGGGTTCTCGACCTGTACGCCGGCTCAGGCGCGCTCGGTCTCGAGGCCGCCAGCCGAGGCGCCCGGGTGGTCACGCTGGTCGAGAACGGTTTCGCCGCGGCCCAAACCTGCCGCAAGAATGCGGCCGCAGTGCAGAAGGCCGCTCCGAAGGGGGCCACGCCGACCATCTCGGTG belongs to Cryobacterium sp. SO2 and includes:
- a CDS encoding DUF58 domain-containing protein, translating into MTWSGSTSPASRARRLVRPTLRGGLFLGVGSALFIVAWAADQRDLIFVAALLLLVPLVALGYVLVHPVRVSVTRARPATVSAGLSATVTIQVSNVTSLPLAGLRWRDTAASGVVMPAAQPLRALGPARPGHQTPADTAVLSYQVRLPRRGVYPIGPMMLGRVDPFGLAYSEWPVGAPHDLTVTPRVTPLPGNGVSITRGEGSRHERLRHLNNDSDELIAREYRPGDPMRRVNWPATARHGEIMVRQEEQRSHPEARVLLDTTRGGAGHRDGDGGFGTDGTRAADRHGAHSAEFEVAVELAASIAVHLLEAGFRVDTVELGPAQLVPSPIAPRASRSGQSRPSVNAETGRLGGLRGDDTVSFTGPEGERALLDALAQVVRRDHLAAAGGGAPGAGGRRAGIGGGQIPTFAVLIDTDAGDTADLVDLRGLCQPAVAFVFDTMSAAAVDHLADAGWQCVPVSAHSGVEAAWLLAGQDRGDRRGQY
- a CDS encoding MoxR family ATPase gives rise to the protein MRNVESVIDGKHSAVQIALTVLLAEGHLLIEDVPGVGKTMLARALAKSVHSSVSRIQFTPDLLPSDVTGVSVYNQIERRFEFKPGAIFANIVIGDEINRASPKTQSALLECMEERQVTVDGHSYPLERPFTVVATQNPIEMEGTYALPEAQRDRFMARISMGYPDSASELAMLDSRDLTSPLAQIDAVVTGAQLRGMMTAARGVFASAAVKEYAVAIVRATRDDRDLRLGASPRATLQLIRAAKAQAALHGREYVLPDDIDTLAVAVLGHRLVPTTRALGHRSQDSALLIEETVRRILAATPVPTGSQSRL
- the coaD gene encoding pantetheine-phosphate adenylyltransferase — protein: MRRIAVVPGSFDPVTLGHLDVIQRAAGLFDELHVLVVHNPAKSALLPITQRVSLIERSIAEGALPPNIVVSSWSVGLLVDYCIDVGASVLVKGIRSQIDVAYETPMAIVNRNLAGVETIFMLPDPAHAHVSSSLVRQVAALGGDIAPYVPPAVAAFLNRPLA
- a CDS encoding ATP-dependent DNA helicase RecG gives rise to the protein MTGSDAAATPRDPFDDPTPLTLDSPLRVVLPAGPATVLAKAFGMATVGDLLSHYPRRYARRGELTTLAELPLDEAVTVLAEVISVTVQDYGRAQPGKKALHRTKVVISDGHGMLPLTFFNKPWLIKTLRPGMRGMFSGKVTVFNKARQLAQPDYQIVPGSDEPMDATISPADAAEARLWADRPIPIYPATAAMTSWQIAKIIVDVLKELGPVDDPLPEQLRLEHSLLGHRDALTLIHRPVTDEEWNAARTTLRFTEAFVLQCVLVQQHTEHRALRTKARLPVPGGYLERFDAALPFALTVDQELTGAEIGRDMGLTAPMNRLVQGEVGSGKTVVALRAMLAVADSGGQAALLAPTEVLAGQHLRSMTKILGPDLAAELMPTLLTGQLPVAARRKALLRTVSGQARIVIGTHALLSDTVKFFDLGLVVIDEQHRFGVDQREALRLKAELPPHVLVLTATPIPRTIAMTIFGDLDVSTIAMLPAGRPGIESFVVPLDEKPAWVMRVWQRVSEELALGRQCFIVCPAISPKKLEQGEEIDFDATPMTNVEELLANLRRHPLLTTARIEPLHGAMSADEKDATMQAFAAGDIQVLVATTVIEVGVDVPNASAMVVMDADRFGVSQLHQLRGRVGRGGVPGLCLLVTTAPIGSPARERIEAVAKTLDGFQLAQVDLEQRQEGDVLGRFQSGGQSSLRLLRVATDGDIISDARTAARELIGGDPEIRTMPALRAAVRRRLDDSERAALSKG
- the rsmD gene encoding 16S rRNA (guanine(966)-N(2))-methyltransferase RsmD, with product MTRIVAGFAGSLTLSVPAKGTRPTSDQVREAMFSALDARDAVHGYRVLDLYAGSGALGLEAASRGARVVTLVENGFAAAQTCRKNAAAVQKAAPKGATPTISVSSQAVASFLAATPDGFDLVFLDPPYDLPDAELAANLVALTPLLDRDALVVVERSSRSPEPAWGPGLELERRKDYGDTTLWYAGVASPS